A genomic window from Actinomycetaceae bacterium MB13-C1-2 includes:
- a CDS encoding glycosyltransferase family 2 protein: MNSLVSVVVVTFNPNPVALKRLLTALRPQVNSAIVVDNGSSNQATIRDLAKEYGATLICSEENIGIAAAQNVGIEHALRNGADHVLLSDQDSVPAPNMVQQLMQCLGEQSSLPHSRPVAAIGPVPVDERGNRGDALVYSFTTWGPKRREIPEPGDVLEVPFVLASGCLIPRAALIDVGPMNEGLFIDHVDLAWCLRAIQKGYRVLACGDARLTHELGEETTRLPGGREVHVQSPMRAYFMVRNTLLLMRAPFMPLKWKLGYIPYLTKYIGFYTLAPGRERRVPQMVEGLWDGITGKTGPFQDD; this comes from the coding sequence GTGAACTCTCTAGTCTCGGTCGTCGTTGTGACGTTCAATCCGAATCCCGTCGCGCTCAAGCGACTTCTGACTGCACTCCGACCCCAGGTTAACTCGGCGATAGTTGTTGACAACGGCTCCAGCAACCAGGCGACAATTCGCGATCTTGCCAAAGAGTACGGTGCCACGCTCATTTGTTCCGAAGAGAACATCGGCATTGCCGCCGCCCAGAACGTGGGGATTGAGCACGCTCTACGAAACGGCGCAGACCATGTCCTGCTCAGTGATCAAGACTCCGTGCCCGCACCTAATATGGTCCAGCAACTCATGCAATGTCTGGGCGAGCAATCGAGTCTGCCTCACTCCCGTCCCGTCGCGGCGATCGGTCCTGTGCCGGTAGATGAGCGGGGTAACAGAGGGGACGCCCTGGTCTACTCGTTTACAACCTGGGGACCAAAGCGCCGAGAGATTCCAGAACCCGGTGATGTCCTCGAAGTTCCGTTTGTCCTTGCTTCCGGATGCCTGATTCCCCGTGCCGCTCTAATTGACGTGGGACCGATGAACGAGGGGCTATTCATCGACCATGTCGACCTTGCCTGGTGTTTGCGTGCAATCCAGAAAGGATATCGAGTCCTAGCTTGTGGAGATGCTCGCCTAACTCACGAGTTGGGTGAGGAAACCACAAGGCTTCCTGGCGGCCGCGAAGTACACGTCCAATCCCCCATGCGCGCGTATTTCATGGTTCGCAATACTCTGCTTTTGATGCGCGCGCCGTTCATGCCGCTCAAGTGGAAACTCGGCTATATTCCCTACCTGACCAAGTACATCGGGTTCTACACCTTGGCGCCGGGACGTGAAAGACGGGTTCCGCAAATGGTTGAAGGATTGTGGGATGGCATAACGGGCAAAACTGGACCGTTTCAGGACGACTAG
- the rfbA gene encoding glucose-1-phosphate thymidylyltransferase RfbA, which produces MKGIILAGGSGTRLHPLTLGTSKQLMPVYDKPMIYYPLTTLMLAGIDSILVITTPHDASAFERLLGDGSQFGVEISYAQQAVPNGLAQAFVIGEEFIGDDKVALVLGDNLFYGPGMGTRLSRLNDIDGGAVFAYQVANPKEYGVVEFDDEYRALSLEEKPEQPRSNYAVPGLYFYDNSVVDIAKTLAPSARGEYEITDINKEYLRRGKLAVSVLPRGTAWLDTGSFNDLSDAAVFVRTVQDRQGMKIGCPEEVGWRKGFLSDEQLRAVAEPLRKSGYGDYLINLVERGKD; this is translated from the coding sequence GTGAAGGGCATCATTTTGGCCGGCGGTAGTGGTACCCGCTTGCATCCGCTGACACTGGGCACTTCAAAGCAACTTATGCCCGTTTATGACAAACCAATGATCTACTATCCGCTCACCACGCTCATGCTGGCGGGCATTGACAGCATCCTTGTAATAACGACGCCTCACGACGCGTCTGCCTTCGAGAGGCTATTGGGGGATGGGTCGCAATTCGGGGTCGAGATCAGCTATGCGCAACAGGCGGTCCCTAATGGTCTCGCTCAGGCTTTCGTGATTGGGGAAGAGTTCATCGGGGATGACAAGGTTGCCTTGGTGCTCGGAGACAATTTGTTCTATGGGCCGGGAATGGGGACTCGGCTGTCTCGCCTGAACGATATCGATGGTGGAGCCGTATTCGCCTATCAAGTGGCTAATCCGAAAGAGTATGGCGTGGTGGAATTTGACGACGAGTATCGCGCGCTTTCACTTGAGGAAAAGCCTGAACAACCTCGTTCGAACTATGCGGTGCCAGGACTGTACTTCTACGACAATTCGGTGGTTGACATTGCAAAGACTCTTGCGCCCTCTGCCAGGGGCGAATACGAGATTACGGACATAAACAAAGAGTACCTAAGGCGGGGAAAACTAGCGGTTTCGGTATTACCGAGGGGAACCGCATGGCTTGATACGGGTTCTTTCAACGACCTATCGGATGCCGCGGTTTTCGTTCGCACGGTTCAGGACCGACAAGGAATGAAGATCGGTTGCCCAGAAGAGGTTGGGTGGCGAAAAGGATTCTTGTCTGATGAGCAGTTGAGGGCAGTGGCAGAACCCCTAAGAAAATCGGGATACGGCGATTACCTGATCAACCTGGTTGAACGCGGAAAGGACTAG
- a CDS encoding glycoside hydrolase family 99-like domain-containing protein, whose protein sequence is MSEAVISNPVRLERGDISKALESGSVAIISSWTATAQMSRSLSAYLEALEDIGFTSLVVNTSDVEGALEWPYGIPDSTVVLRRCNVGYDFGSWGAVLSQFQEIRSLPRVLITNDSMVGPFEPLTAIDNAISDSSADVFALTESYQIEHHFQSFFVLFRNGVLAEEPWVRFFESVRQERSKENIIQVYEFGLMRTCELYGYSWDVMLDAQTTALSEGNPTFDGWKVLLDAGIPMVKRSLVVSDRYVVMAANAIREVRQRYGEGIDDWLPDGVSAFRIKGDAARFEAGKRSLVRRVGHLGVKAIHKLKSETSGVLRAQGLRVPGPASHGAWLARSSGHPNAWVPPGWRSASKRVGHSGARVAVLLHLESAEGAHAIIQSELAKIPVPFDLFITRAPGTELAVGSFRVGEVRRVIPLDVQSRGGSLAAVVWLANAGYLDSYDLVLKLRSDLSPDSLRACLGDLIGSADNVRAVLALFASDPSLGCLGQEGSLRGPESWGSGRVAARELLKRLGIADDHLELSFSAGGMYWIRSFILQGLRALAMTPEDFEKGKGDTEGTTAYALERTIGVLTSEAGYRTSSTGQELQIQGPGNDGWRRFIPGTPVIPSARVIPFYAPQFHTAAAGEEEWSQGEREWNRVMKARQSFSGHVQPLIPSELGTYDLRNDEVRRRQLDLEEYAGVRGLMYYYYWFSGARSLNLPIERLLEDKNLDQPFCLMWMNEDWIKPWDGVSEEILRAQRYDELDTGAFIDDVMPFLEDRRYLRMDGKPVLSVFRPADIPDVGEVTREWRARAAKRGVGEIYLLAVDTDKKRGQVSHQYRESGFDGIMGYPPLDLKESMASRAHLNVKTVFHGRLLSYKDSVHNGTVSARKRGVESFPTVMVSFDNTSRKKLLADIWYGSNPYTFRRWLDQAVSIVASRPLDQRLVFVNAWNDWTDSAVLEPTLRWGPTYIQAVRSVVYE, encoded by the coding sequence ATGAGTGAAGCGGTTATTAGCAATCCAGTTCGACTGGAGCGCGGCGACATCTCGAAGGCACTCGAGTCTGGCTCAGTTGCCATCATTTCGTCGTGGACCGCCACGGCGCAAATGTCGAGGTCCCTTTCGGCCTATTTGGAGGCCCTTGAGGATATCGGCTTTACTTCTTTAGTCGTCAATACCTCCGACGTAGAAGGGGCTTTAGAGTGGCCCTACGGGATCCCGGATTCCACGGTCGTGCTTAGACGTTGCAACGTTGGTTATGACTTTGGTTCTTGGGGTGCCGTCCTGTCACAGTTCCAGGAGATCCGGTCCTTACCACGGGTGCTTATTACCAACGACTCAATGGTTGGTCCGTTCGAACCACTTACTGCCATTGACAATGCAATAAGTGATTCTAGTGCGGACGTGTTTGCACTGACGGAGTCATACCAGATTGAGCATCATTTCCAGTCATTCTTTGTCCTCTTCCGCAACGGCGTCTTGGCGGAGGAGCCCTGGGTTCGCTTCTTTGAGTCTGTCCGGCAGGAGAGAAGTAAAGAGAACATAATCCAGGTCTATGAGTTTGGGCTCATGAGAACCTGTGAACTCTACGGATATTCATGGGACGTGATGCTGGATGCTCAGACGACTGCTCTCAGCGAAGGAAATCCGACGTTTGATGGATGGAAGGTACTTCTGGACGCCGGTATCCCGATGGTCAAACGAAGTCTTGTTGTCAGCGACAGGTATGTCGTAATGGCGGCCAATGCGATACGTGAGGTGCGACAGAGGTACGGAGAGGGCATTGACGACTGGCTTCCTGACGGTGTCAGCGCGTTTCGGATAAAGGGTGATGCTGCTCGGTTCGAGGCCGGTAAGCGCTCTTTGGTTCGGCGAGTGGGTCATCTTGGCGTCAAGGCAATTCATAAATTGAAGAGTGAGACCTCCGGAGTGCTCAGGGCCCAGGGGTTACGAGTTCCTGGGCCGGCATCACACGGCGCTTGGCTTGCCCGTTCGAGCGGTCATCCGAACGCGTGGGTTCCGCCGGGATGGAGGAGTGCCTCGAAAAGAGTCGGACACTCGGGCGCGCGCGTCGCGGTGCTACTACACCTAGAAAGCGCCGAGGGCGCCCATGCGATCATTCAATCTGAACTCGCAAAAATCCCGGTTCCGTTTGACCTCTTTATCACTAGAGCACCCGGGACTGAACTGGCGGTTGGGTCTTTTCGTGTCGGCGAGGTCCGCAGAGTCATTCCTCTGGATGTTCAGAGTCGTGGTGGAAGCCTTGCGGCGGTCGTTTGGCTGGCCAATGCAGGTTACTTGGATTCTTACGATCTGGTGTTGAAACTTCGATCTGACCTTTCTCCGGATTCTTTGCGCGCGTGTCTTGGCGACCTCATTGGCTCCGCAGACAATGTCCGAGCAGTCCTTGCCCTCTTCGCCTCGGATCCGTCACTGGGTTGCTTGGGGCAAGAGGGCAGTCTTCGTGGTCCAGAGAGTTGGGGATCGGGTAGAGTCGCTGCGCGAGAGCTGCTAAAGCGTCTGGGAATCGCTGATGATCACCTGGAACTGAGCTTTTCCGCGGGTGGAATGTACTGGATTCGCTCCTTTATTCTGCAGGGACTTCGCGCCCTTGCCATGACTCCAGAAGACTTTGAAAAGGGAAAAGGCGATACCGAGGGTACGACAGCCTACGCACTTGAACGCACGATTGGAGTCTTGACATCTGAGGCGGGATACCGGACGTCGAGTACCGGGCAGGAGTTACAGATTCAAGGGCCAGGGAACGATGGGTGGAGGCGCTTTATCCCGGGAACCCCGGTTATTCCCTCAGCGCGCGTTATTCCTTTCTATGCGCCCCAATTCCACACCGCAGCCGCGGGGGAGGAGGAATGGAGCCAGGGAGAGCGCGAGTGGAACCGAGTCATGAAAGCCAGGCAGTCCTTTAGCGGGCATGTCCAGCCACTTATTCCGTCCGAACTGGGCACTTACGATCTGCGCAATGATGAGGTTCGTCGCCGTCAGCTCGACCTCGAGGAATACGCCGGAGTCCGCGGTCTAATGTATTACTACTACTGGTTTAGTGGGGCAAGGAGTCTGAACCTTCCGATAGAGCGGCTGCTGGAAGACAAGAACCTTGATCAACCGTTCTGCTTGATGTGGATGAATGAAGACTGGATTAAGCCATGGGATGGGGTTTCGGAAGAGATACTTCGTGCCCAGAGATATGACGAACTGGATACGGGCGCTTTCATCGACGACGTGATGCCATTTCTTGAGGATCGCCGCTACCTTCGGATGGATGGAAAGCCGGTTCTTTCAGTCTTTCGTCCCGCCGACATTCCAGACGTGGGGGAGGTTACACGGGAGTGGCGTGCGCGCGCCGCTAAACGAGGTGTTGGAGAAATCTATTTGCTCGCCGTCGATACCGACAAGAAACGTGGTCAAGTCTCTCATCAGTATAGGGAGTCGGGATTCGACGGAATCATGGGATACCCGCCCCTTGACCTAAAAGAATCCATGGCCTCTCGTGCCCACCTCAACGTTAAGACTGTTTTCCACGGACGATTGCTCTCATATAAGGACTCAGTACATAACGGAACCGTAAGTGCTAGAAAACGGGGGGTGGAAAGCTTCCCAACTGTGATGGTGAGCTTCGATAACACTTCGCGAAAGAAGCTTCTTGCTGACATATGGTACGGATCGAATCCCTATACGTTCCGCCGATGGTTGGACCAAGCTGTGTCTATAGTTGCTTCGAGACCTCTGGACCAGAGATTGGTCTTTGTCAATGCGTGGAATGACTGGACTGACTCGGCGGTACTGGAACCCACACTCCGGTGGGGTCCGACGTACATTCAAGCCGTACGCAGTGTCGTATACGAATAA
- a CDS encoding ABC transporter ATP-binding protein: MSELAIQVENLTKTFKLHEQKRDTVKEAFVKGRSGAKHTFNAVDDVSFGIRQGRTFGLVGHNGSGKSTLLKMLAGVYRPTSGLLRVNGNVSALLELGSGFHRELTGRENIRLNGAILGLSNKQINEHMEAIIDFAELGPFIDAPVKTYSSGMFVRLGFAIAVMLEPEILIVDEVIAVGDEAFQRKCFDYIYKLRERGTTIALVTHSMPLARELCDEAIWMDHGKIRAMGAIEQVVEEYISNVNAVEEEQYLLDSSAKRDIPRRGSGEAFVQGIEVLGTDGEATSIIRSGEDHRLRLLLEVASPVESVEVVISIFMESGALLSSKSSMLEGRTYNIPEGLSSIELDLPALPIESGTYWLSTSLRRYGHVWDQVDRGWKLLVRSDDQGAESGPLRLPGSWSELEVITDV, encoded by the coding sequence ATGAGTGAACTCGCGATCCAGGTCGAGAATCTGACCAAGACTTTCAAACTGCACGAGCAGAAGAGGGACACGGTCAAGGAGGCATTCGTAAAGGGACGCAGCGGGGCCAAACACACCTTCAATGCGGTTGATGATGTCTCCTTCGGCATCCGGCAGGGCCGTACGTTCGGTCTGGTGGGACATAACGGTTCTGGAAAATCGACTCTGTTGAAGATGCTGGCCGGTGTCTATCGACCTACGTCGGGTCTGCTCAGGGTCAACGGAAATGTCTCCGCTCTTCTTGAGCTTGGTTCTGGCTTTCATCGTGAACTTACGGGGCGGGAGAACATCCGTCTAAACGGTGCGATTCTAGGGCTGTCGAACAAGCAGATAAACGAGCACATGGAAGCGATTATCGACTTTGCGGAGTTGGGTCCGTTTATAGATGCTCCGGTGAAGACCTACTCCTCGGGGATGTTTGTCCGCCTCGGATTCGCAATCGCTGTCATGCTTGAGCCAGAGATCTTGATAGTTGATGAGGTTATAGCTGTCGGTGACGAGGCTTTCCAAAGAAAGTGCTTCGACTACATTTACAAGTTGCGTGAACGGGGCACCACAATTGCCCTGGTCACTCACTCGATGCCGCTTGCCAGAGAGCTTTGCGACGAGGCGATATGGATGGATCACGGAAAAATCCGTGCGATGGGTGCCATCGAACAGGTGGTCGAAGAGTACATTTCGAACGTTAATGCGGTGGAGGAAGAGCAGTATTTACTTGACTCATCGGCAAAGCGTGATATTCCTCGACGTGGATCGGGCGAGGCTTTTGTTCAAGGAATCGAAGTGCTCGGAACGGACGGAGAAGCCACATCGATCATTCGGTCCGGAGAGGATCACAGGCTCCGTCTGCTCTTGGAGGTTGCCAGCCCCGTCGAATCGGTGGAGGTGGTGATTTCCATCTTTATGGAGAGCGGCGCTCTTTTGTCCTCAAAGAGTTCAATGTTGGAGGGGAGAACCTACAATATTCCGGAGGGACTCAGCTCGATCGAGCTGGATCTACCGGCACTTCCTATCGAGTCAGGGACCTACTGGTTGTCGACTTCCCTGCGCCGGTACGGCCATGTCTGGGATCAGGTCGACCGGGGTTGGAAACTGTTGGTCAGGTCCGATGATCAGGGAGCAGAATCAGGTCCGCTTAGGTTGCCGGGCAGTTGGTCTGAACTGGAGGTCATCACCGATGTCTGA
- a CDS encoding ABC transporter permease: protein MSTTPAESVRPKKPIWSYWFLIYTFGQRDLKSKFKGSALGWLWSLVVPLATIGIYSVVFSIILRVEPPDFGSGRKGLFVVWLFCGLIFWTFFSNTVNNGIAEMLSAGQILQKVYFPAYAPVLGSALAVGVQSLIEFGILAIIMLFLGNVSWTWLLIPVWMVFVVIFVGSIATIFAILNVYAKDVAHLVAIALQLLFYATPIIYPLSMVGGAWGGNLVALLQANPLTGFVTLFRSLMYELTPGNLYQWGMVAGAALVSLGLATWVVRTKGEDLGEHA, encoded by the coding sequence ATGAGCACGACACCCGCAGAAAGCGTGCGTCCAAAGAAGCCGATTTGGTCCTACTGGTTCCTTATCTATACCTTCGGGCAACGTGACCTGAAATCAAAGTTCAAAGGAAGTGCCCTGGGTTGGCTATGGTCCCTCGTGGTTCCACTGGCGACTATAGGCATCTATTCGGTTGTGTTCTCTATCATTCTCAGGGTTGAACCCCCGGATTTCGGCTCGGGACGTAAAGGTCTTTTCGTAGTCTGGCTGTTCTGTGGCCTCATCTTCTGGACGTTCTTTTCCAACACCGTGAACAACGGAATCGCGGAAATGCTTAGTGCAGGACAGATCTTGCAGAAGGTCTACTTTCCCGCGTACGCGCCGGTTTTGGGATCTGCCCTGGCAGTCGGGGTTCAGTCTCTGATCGAGTTCGGTATTTTGGCGATCATAATGCTCTTTTTGGGCAACGTGTCTTGGACGTGGTTGCTCATCCCTGTGTGGATGGTATTCGTAGTGATATTCGTAGGTTCGATCGCAACAATTTTCGCTATTTTGAACGTGTATGCAAAGGACGTAGCACACCTGGTTGCAATCGCCCTTCAGCTGCTGTTCTACGCGACGCCGATCATCTATCCGCTCTCGATGGTTGGCGGGGCGTGGGGCGGAAACCTCGTCGCACTGCTTCAGGCCAACCCTCTCACCGGATTCGTCACTCTTTTTAGGTCGCTGATGTATGAGTTAACCCCAGGGAACCTATACCAGTGGGGGATGGTTGCCGGAGCCGCTTTGGTTTCGCTTGGCCTCGCGACCTGGGTTGTGCGAACGAAGGGTGAGGACTTGGGGGAGCACGCATGA